Genomic window (Thomasclavelia spiroformis DSM 1552):
TAATAAAACACAATCAACATTTGTAATTTCTTTTTTTCCAGCATTTAAAGGTAATGCAAAAATTTCTACATATTCACCTAATTCATGTGCCGCTTTTTGCATCTTTGTCACTAATAGACTAGTCGACATACCCGCTGCACAAATCAACATAATTCTTTTTTTCATGCTTAAATCACCTCATATATAATTTTAAAATACCATCATACAAAACGGGCATCTACCACGCCCGTTTTTATTATAAATCAAGCTTATTATTAACCAATCATCTTCATTGCTGCATCAAAAACAGCTTTTCCATTCATTGTTCCATAATCTCTCATGTCAATAATATCAACAGGAACAGGTCCAGCTTTACGTCCAGCAGCTAATTTTTCAATTGCAGCTTTTTGAAAACGAACTTGAGGTCCTAATAAAATACAATCTACTTCTTCTAATACTCTAGGGGCATCAGAAAAAGGCAATGCAAAAATTTTACAATCAACTCCTGCTTCTTTAGCTGCACTCTCCATCTTTGTTACCAACAAGCTAGTTGACATACCAGCTGAGCACACTAATAAAATAGTCTTCATTTATCTACACTCCTTTTTTTATTTATAATAATTTTACAACGAATATTATTAGATGTAAACCCATTCTTATATCTTTTTGACATATATCCCATAATTTATACAATCTAAAATAGAACAAAGTATATTTGCTTTGTTCTATTTTTCTCTTTCTTCATTTCGTTTACGCTTATATTCAATTATAAACATAACTTCCTTCAAATCCTCATCTGGTAATTCTGTTAAAAGTCGAGCAATATTAGCAATATTATAATAATCATACTTTTTTCCGCTCATAATCTCTTCAACACTGCGCCCGTATAAATTAGAAAATATTTTAAGCTCCCCTACTGTGATATCACGTTTACCATTTTCGATATCTGAGATAGCAGAATGTGGTACTTTTAAATATTTTGCTACTTCTTTTTGCGTAAGATGTTTAAAATTTCGATAGGATTTTAATCTTGCTGCCAAATCTTTATCTATCATAACGATCCCTCCGATAAATAAATTTTAGCATTTTACTTACTTTTCTTCAATAAAATTTTGATTTTTTAAAATTTTTTTTGCTAAAATACAATATTTTTTTGACAATAAATGATAATTAATCATAAAAATAACCATTTGTATGTTTAATAAAAGTCGGAATTTGACAATTATTTCCTGATACAATCTTTTTATACTCGTCATAAATCAACTTAACAGTATCACTATCTTCATCACTAAATGACAATAATACATAATCAACTTCCAAATCATTTAATTTATTTATATATAAATGATGACTATTAAAAATTAAATTATTACAATTATCATCTGTTAAAATCATAAAAGATTCTCCTTTTCGATCAAGTAAACTATACTTTCCATTTTTACACATATTACATCCAATTCTTTTTTCATTAAAATAATGATTACTAATAATACAATGTTTTAAATGCATATTAACTGTCTTGCCATATACAACCATTGTAATATCTTGTTTTATATCAGTTAAATTATTAACTTGCTTTTTACTCATTTCTAAAGATAAAATTGCATCATATTTTAAATATGAAAGTGCATAGCTATTATAAAGATTAAAAGTTGTATCTAAACTACATTTTTTATCTTTAAATATTTCTAATGCTCCGTAATTTCCAACTAAAATCTCATCAATTCCTTGATATAAATCACTATTTTTAAATTCATATAGTTGCTTTGTATTACTTAAAAAGCCTGTAAAAGGAATGATTTTTTTATGCTGTTTATCTGCTAAAAGTATAGCATCTTTTAATTCATTAGTAAGTGGAAAATATATTTTGGCTATATCTTGATCAATTATTGCTTCTAATTGTGATAATGTATATACGCGAATACATATTCCTTTGATTTTTTTATTTAGATGTTCTTTTCTTTCTTTATCAATATTTATACTAATATCATTTGTATCGGTAAGCAATAGTTCTAATTTTTCAATTGCACTGCGGCGCATTTGATTTATTTCTTTTAAACTGAAAAAACCATTATCAGGAAAATCAACAATAATACTTTCAGCTTTAAAAACTGTATTTCCCAGTTTTCCAAGCTGTTCTTTAATCCGCTCACTAGAAAGTGGCGTTCTACTTGCTGGTTCAATGATTAAATTTGATGTAACATCAACAACTTTATCTTGATAAATAATTGTTAGATTTGGACAGATATTAATTTGTCCGGTAAAATACATCTCTATTTCATTTTTAATATTTTCTTTTTGATAGCTTGCTTGAGCTCTTTCAATTAAATCAAAATCAATAATTTTATAAACTAGTGTGCCTTTTTTTACCGGTGTGTTTAATTCAATTTCAATAATCTCATTAGCATTTGCAAAATTAACTAATTTATTATTTAAAAATAACTTAGTAATCGTTCTAGTATAATCAATTCCCTGAAAATCAATTCGATCCCCTTGCTTTAATTTAGTTTCAAGCTTAATTTTTACAAGCTTCTTTTGATAATCATAATTAATAACTTTACCTAAATTAATCCCGCGATTCCCTGGATAGTCGCTTGCCATAAAATCTTTATCTTGCAATAAAAAACCACCTGTAAAACCACGATTGAACATTTGTTTCATTTTGCTTAATCGTTCTTTATAATCAACTATTTTTTGATTATTAAAATATGCATCAATAGCTTTACGATATTGGCCTACAATTATTGCTACATATTCAGGACGTTT
Coding sequences:
- a CDS encoding PTS sugar transporter subunit IIB, whose protein sequence is MKKRIMLICAAGMSTSLLVTKMQKAAHELGEYVEIFALPLNAGKKEITNVDCVLLGPQVRYAKTEIESIIEESGKKIPYAIIDMKDYGLMDGKTVFAKAMKLMSK
- a CDS encoding PTS sugar transporter subunit IIB, translated to MKTILLVCSAGMSTSLLVTKMESAAKEAGVDCKIFALPFSDAPRVLEEVDCILLGPQVRFQKAAIEKLAAGRKAGPVPVDIIDMRDYGTMNGKAVFDAAMKMIG
- a CDS encoding helix-turn-helix domain-containing protein, whose protein sequence is MIDKDLAARLKSYRNFKHLTQKEVAKYLKVPHSAISDIENGKRDITVGELKIFSNLYGRSVEEIMSGKKYDYYNIANIARLLTELPDEDLKEVMFIIEYKRKRNEEREK
- a CDS encoding U32 family peptidase, with protein sequence MINNIELLAPAGSYEALVAAVQNGANAIYLGGNEFSARAFATNFDHDELKKALRYCHLRNVKVYVTVNTLYEDNQFVKLRDYLLFLSSINVDALIIQDIGLMAYVKKYFPNFEIHMSTQTSIYSLEAVKYFEKIGVERVVLARENSLQEIKNICSHTNLDIEVFVHGALCMSYSGQCLMSSMVAKRSGNKGACGQPCRLAYKLQKDGKSIDQIPSYLLSPKDLCTLENVDKLIEAGITSFKIEGRMKRPEYVAIIVGQYRKAIDAYFNNQKIVDYKERLSKMKQMFNRGFTGGFLLQDKDFMASDYPGNRGINLGKVINYDYQKKLVKIKLETKLKQGDRIDFQGIDYTRTITKLFLNNKLVNFANANEIIEIELNTPVKKGTLVYKIIDFDLIERAQASYQKENIKNEIEMYFTGQINICPNLTIIYQDKVVDVTSNLIIEPASRTPLSSERIKEQLGKLGNTVFKAESIIVDFPDNGFFSLKEINQMRRSAIEKLELLLTDTNDISINIDKERKEHLNKKIKGICIRVYTLSQLEAIIDQDIAKIYFPLTNELKDAILLADKQHKKIIPFTGFLSNTKQLYEFKNSDLYQGIDEILVGNYGALEIFKDKKCSLDTTFNLYNSYALSYLKYDAILSLEMSKKQVNNLTDIKQDITMVVYGKTVNMHLKHCIISNHYFNEKRIGCNMCKNGKYSLLDRKGESFMILTDDNCNNLIFNSHHLYINKLNDLEVDYVLLSFSDEDSDTVKLIYDEYKKIVSGNNCQIPTFIKHTNGYFYD